One stretch of Manis pentadactyla isolate mManPen7 chromosome 10, mManPen7.hap1, whole genome shotgun sequence DNA includes these proteins:
- the LOC130679393 gene encoding uncharacterized protein LOC130679393, producing the protein MQGPVEFSEQLDLSWGQRWVQQNLTYEPRIAGRIVDPVGSPMTLPSPRVVSLWLVLLPGSSRLCQKPSAHPVGRLPRTLFAISGARSSEVLQGKEPEQDQQREEWLPIAGPLAMLNDAYLEVTLCPLEEVWQQLVEEAVLPLEAWVSRMPGTWLSRPTGAALEATRVTVEPVRWVEGWDVGLPGEDGSDGSSCPFPLQAAHQTLSWADATSSWALRRLCKPLVDLYSFSARNCSVVVMMPLLPAGDEPLDVARVTSYLVEEKLLRPLRELSRTNLLAQCYRLKHHPPGGPSECESRASLLHGSRAWQRGPISALGLPKVLQNWAWPTNPSFCLEYKSLGQVQRCGVQLRAPGQPLPSGPCREAKGRPPFRARRWPVESRRSVRQGLQPRVVLGLDMVQRLGVWPSVGHGFQLCQEDPATSLTPMGNECPGCGRDCCTRAGFLYCTWGCSGSGPSSPQSIVGHFPFPKDTLNPLATIPSLSQIPDMCNM; encoded by the exons ATGCAGGGCCCAGTTGAGTTCAGCGAGCAGCTCGATCTGTCGTGGGGCCAACGCTGGGTGCAGCAGAACCTGACGTATGAG cccaggATTGCCGGAAGGATTGTGGACCCAGTGGGGAGCCCCAtgaccctgcccagccccagggTGGTGTCCCTCTGGCTAGTGCTCCTGCCTGGCAGCTCACGCCTCTGTCAGAAGCCCTCAGCTCACCCGGTTGGGCGGCTCCCTAGGACTCTGTTCGCCATCAGTGGTGCTCGCAGCTCTGAGGTGTTACAGGGAAAGGAGCCAGAACAAGATCAGCAGAGGGAAGAG TGGCTGCCTATTGCAGGGCCCCTGGCCATGCTGAACGATGCCTACTTGGAGGTGACACTATGCCCCCTAGAGGAGGTGTGGCAGCAGCTGGTTGAGGAGGCCGTGCTGCCACTGGAGGCCTGGGTGTCCAGGATGCCAGGAACCTGGTTGTCCAGGCCCACTGGGGCAGCCCTCGAAGCCACGAGGGTCACTGTGGAGCCAGTGAGGTGGGTCGAGGGGTGGGATGTGGGCCTGCCGGGTGAGGATGGCTCCGACGGCTCTTCCTGTCCCTTCCCCCTCCAGGCCGCCCACCAGACGCTGTCTTGGGCCGATGCCACCTCCTCCTGGGCCCTGAGGCGGCTCTGCAAGCCCTTGGTGGACCTGTACAGCTTCTCGGCCAG GAACTGCTCCGTGGTGGTGATGATGCCCCTGCTGCCCGCAGGGGACGAGCCCCTGGATGTGGCTCGGGTGACCAGTTACCTGGTGGAGGAGAAGCTGCTGCGGCCGCTCCGAGAGCTGTCCAGGACCAACCTCCTGGCTCAGTGCTACCGGCTCAAACACCACCCGCCGGGGGGCCCCTCTGAGTGTGAGTCTCGTGCCAGCCTCCTCCATGGCAGCAGGGCTTGGCAGCGTGGGCCCATCTCTGCTCTTGGGCTTCCCAAGGTCCTACAGAACTGGGCCTGGCCTACAAATCCAAGCTTTTGTCTGGAATATAAAAGCCTGGGCCAAGTACAGAGGTGTGGTGTGCAGCTCAGGGCTCCAGGCCAGCCCCTGCCCAGTGGGCCATGCAGGGAAGCAAAAGGCAGACCTCCATTCAGAGCCAGAAGGTGGCCAGTTGAGTCCAGACGCTCGGTCAGGCAGGGCCTGCAGCCACGGGTTGTGCTGGGACTGGACATGGTGCAGAGGCTTGGAGTATGGCCCTCTGTGGGACATGGTTTCCAGCTCTGCCAAGAGGATCCAGCAACGTCGCTCACTCCTATGGGTAACGAGTGCCCAGGGTGTGGCCGGGACTGCTGTACCAGGGCGGGGTTCCTCTACTGCACGTGGGGATGCAGTGGCTCAGGGCCTTCATCTCCACAGTCAATTGTAGGACATTTTCCTTTCCCCAAGGACACTCTGAATCCCTTAGCCACTATCCCCAGCCTGTCACAGATTCCCGACATGTGTAATATGTAA
- the LOC130679178 gene encoding putative speedy protein E7 yields MAKWMGADGCQQRRRMERWLGRRPRSATAETLGAACLLGTVGVEWEGTRGPRDESQRQQLDAVAWFLCPAAQAHSSPPPEGSGRRRQRERSAALQEESEEAAMGEEDAWVLDMLCGLKMRLKRRRVSPVLPEHHEAFKRLLGDRVVKRFLAWDKNLRVSDKYLLAMVIAYFSRAGLPSWQYQRIHFFIALYLANDIEEDEGHKLAILWHLYGNDHSKSRLFRQQRVQFAQSMGWKAWVSREECEEIQAFDPELPVWKRDRSLLAV; encoded by the exons ATGGCAAAGTGGATGGGGGCAGATGGCTGCCAGcaaaggagaaggatggagagatggctggggagaaggccacggtctgcgacagcagagacactgggggcagcttgtcttttggggACAGTTGGAGTGGAGTGGGAGGGGACACGGGGACCGAGGGATGAATCGCAAAGACAACAGCTGGACGCTGTCgcctggtttctttgcccagcagcccaggcacacagcagccctcCGCCAGAGGGCTCCGGCCGGCGCAGGCAGCGGGAGAGGTCGGCCGCTCTCCAGGAGGAGTCGGAGGAGGCAGCCATGGGCGAGGAGGACGCCTGGGTCCTGGACATGCTGTGCGgcctcaagatgaggctgaagcgacggcgggtgtccccggtgctgcccgagcaccacgaggccttcaaaaggctgcttg GGGACCGTGTTGTGAAAAGATTCCTGGCCTGGGACAAAAATCTGAGGGTATCTGACAAG TATCTCCTGGCCATGGTCATAGCGTATTTCAGCCGggctggcctcccctcctggCAGTACCAGCGAATTCACTTCTTCATAGCTCT CTACCTGGCCAACGACATAGAGGAGGACGAGGGCCACAAACTGGCCATCCTTTGGCACCTCTATGGGAACGACCATTCCAAGAGTCGTCTGTTCCGCCAACAGCGAGTCCAATTCGCCCAATCCATGGGCTGGAAGGCCTGGGTCTCCCGGGAAGAGTGTGAGGAG ATCCAAGCGTTTGACCCAGAGCTCCCGGTGTGGAAGCGAGACCGCAGCCTGCTCGCTGTGTGA